Part of the Streptomyces sp. WMMC500 genome is shown below.
GCCGAAGCCGTCGCGCTCCAGCCGCCGGACGCCGCCGCCGTACGTGCCGGAGCGCTCGTGGACCGTCACCCGGTGGCCCGCGAGGGCCAGCCGCGCGGAGGCGGCCATGGCGCCCATGCCCGCCCCGACAACCGCGATCTCTGCCATGGCCCGGACTTTATCCCGGCCGCCGCGGGGGGCCACGGGCGGGAGCGGTGGGGCTGGGGGTGCGTACTCAGCTTTGAGTACGCGTACTCAGACACGTGCTTGAGTACCCGAGCGGATGGGCCCCGACCTGCGCAAACGGCAGAGTGAGGGACGTGGGTCGGACGCAGGAAGGAGTCACGGACCGCCGACACGGGGCGGCGGAACGGGACTTCGGTGCCGGCCCATGAGGGGGGAACGGGGGAAATGGGGGGAAGCTGTCCCGGTGATGGAGCGACGGGGGATCGCTTCGCGCCGGGGCAGCGCCCGTTCCGGGTGGCGCGCGCAGGCGGGGGCGGCGTTCCACGCCGGGGCAGCGCTGGGAGGCAGTGTGGGGCACGGCGCTGGGGCAGCGCCGGGGGCGGCCGTGCGGGCAATTGCCGCGGAGGGTGCGGTCGGGGGCATCGTCGCAGGTAGCGGGGCAGTTCAGGTCGATTGTCAGTGGGGTGCGCCACGATGGGCACATACGAACGAACGACTGAAGGACTGACGCCGACAGGAGGCAAGCCATGGCGGCCGAGCCGGCTTACGCCCCACCGAGTGATGTCCACCCCGTCCTGCGCCCGGGCAGTGCGCCCAAGGCGGCGCTGGAGCTCCTCGCGCAAGCCCACGCCAGTCTGGCGGAGGCGGCGGAGATGGAGACGGCGAACGAGCGCTACTCCCTGGCCCACCTCGCCGCCCTGCGCACCGCCGCGGCGGTGCTCGCGGTGCGCGGGCGCCCAGAGCCGTCGCCGCGGCGCCGGCAGCGCATCCGCAGCGCGTGGGAGGTGCTGCCGGAGGTCGCGCCGGAACTCGCCGAGTGGAGCGCGATGTTCGCGGTCGGCGCCCGGCTGCGGGCCCGCGCGGAGGCGGGCATCAGGGATGCCGTCGACGAGCAGGAGGCGGCCGATCTCCTGCGCGCGGCGGGCATGTTCACGCGGATCGTCGAGCGGATGCTCGTCGTCCAGCCACTGATACGCCCCCAACCGGGCCCAGAGGCGCGCTGAGCCCCGCGGGGGCGCCGGCGACGGGCCGCGAGGGTCCGGCGGACACCCGCGCCTCCCGCGCGCCGGTGCCGCCGGTGCGCACGGGGCCGCCGCCGAAAGGCCGCGCGGGCGGGGCGGCGGGTGCCGCGGCGGCGGGTGCCCGCGTGCCGCGCGCGGCGTGCCGGGCGCCGGTGGCGGTGGGGCGGCTTCGCCGTGCCCGCCGTGCCTCCGCGGATGTGTCCCCAACCGGCCCGGATGCGCGCCCGGGTGGGGTGGGCGCCGGTGGCTGTA
Proteins encoded:
- a CDS encoding SAV_6107 family HEPN domain-containing protein, with translation MAAEPAYAPPSDVHPVLRPGSAPKAALELLAQAHASLAEAAEMETANERYSLAHLAALRTAAAVLAVRGRPEPSPRRRQRIRSAWEVLPEVAPELAEWSAMFAVGARLRARAEAGIRDAVDEQEAADLLRAAGMFTRIVERMLVVQPLIRPQPGPEAR